Proteins found in one Microbacterium sp. SSM24 genomic segment:
- a CDS encoding DUF1214 domain-containing protein, protein MSIHVNADNFVRAETDRMFADIQRDAGGVNTFRHNREPAAIEAQTVIRLNRDTLYSFAVVDVSEGATLVVPDAGERYLSVMLLDQGHFVRAVLHGGGSHDLAALAPGAGYLLVAARTLVDPTDPDDIAEVARLQDLLALDAASARPYEMPDYDIASLDATRTALLGLAAGLRGFDRTFGAPDEVDEVRHLIGTAAGWGGLPMTEASYVGVDPQQPVGFYDLTMKDVPVDAFWSVSVYNAAGYFEPNAENRYTVNSVTGVRDEDGSITVHFTPAGEATLPNSIPVPEGWNYLVRLYRPRPEFLDGSWQVPDLIRRTDLRAENHVAAPAEATPDAAPDESAQTDAPAVDEPATDAVTDEPAQGEDDAAQADEPESEDAGAEASDPSPWAPPAATDRPA, encoded by the coding sequence ATGAGCATTCACGTGAACGCCGACAACTTCGTGCGCGCGGAGACGGATCGCATGTTCGCGGACATCCAGCGCGACGCGGGCGGCGTGAACACCTTCCGCCACAATCGCGAGCCCGCGGCGATCGAGGCGCAGACGGTGATCCGGCTCAACCGCGACACCCTCTACAGCTTCGCGGTGGTGGACGTCTCGGAGGGCGCGACCCTCGTCGTTCCCGATGCCGGGGAGCGCTACCTCTCCGTCATGCTCCTCGACCAGGGGCATTTCGTCCGCGCGGTGCTCCACGGCGGCGGAAGCCATGATCTCGCGGCGCTGGCGCCCGGCGCCGGGTACCTCCTGGTCGCCGCTCGCACGCTCGTGGACCCGACCGACCCGGACGACATCGCCGAGGTCGCGCGCCTGCAGGATCTGCTCGCGCTGGACGCGGCATCCGCTCGCCCGTACGAGATGCCCGACTACGACATCGCGTCGCTCGACGCCACCCGCACGGCACTGCTCGGCCTCGCCGCCGGACTTCGCGGCTTCGATCGCACCTTCGGCGCTCCGGACGAGGTCGACGAGGTGCGCCACCTCATCGGCACCGCCGCCGGATGGGGAGGACTGCCGATGACCGAGGCGTCGTACGTCGGCGTCGACCCGCAGCAGCCCGTCGGCTTCTACGACCTCACCATGAAGGACGTCCCGGTCGACGCCTTCTGGTCCGTCTCGGTGTACAACGCCGCGGGGTACTTCGAGCCCAACGCAGAGAACCGCTACACCGTCAACAGCGTCACCGGCGTGCGCGACGAGGACGGCTCGATCACGGTCCACTTCACGCCGGCGGGTGAGGCGACGCTGCCCAACAGCATCCCCGTGCCCGAGGGCTGGAACTACCTCGTGCGCCTCTACCGTCCGCGCCCCGAGTTCCTCGACGGCTCGTGGCAGGTGCCCGACCTCATCCGGCGCACCGATCTGCGCGCCGAGAACCACGTCGCCGCGCCGGCGGAGGCGACTCCGGATGCTGCACCCGACGAGTCCGCGCAGACTGATGCCCCTGCGGTCGACGAGCCCGCGACGGATGCTGTGACCGACGAGCCTGCTCAGGGTGAGGACGACGCCGCTCAGGCCGACGAGCCGGAATCCGAGGACGCCGGCGCCGAGGCATCCGATCCGTCCCCGTGGGCGCCGCCGGCGGCGACCGATCGCCCGGCCTGA
- the argG gene encoding argininosuccinate synthase, with amino-acid sequence MSKVLQSLPIGERVGIAFSGGLDTSVAVAWMRDKGAVPCTYTGDLGQPDEDDIDAIPDRALRYGAEIARIVDCKPALVEEGFGALACGAFHIRSGGRTYFNTTPLGRAVTGTLLVRAMKEDGVDIWGDGSTYKGNDIERFYRYGLLANPALRIYKPWLDADFVTELGGRKEMSEWLVEHGFPYRDSAEKAYSTDANIWGATHEAKTLEHLNVSLETVEPIMGVRFWDPTVEIEAEDVTVTFEAGRPVALNGVEFSDPVELVFEANRISGRHGLGMSDQIENRIIEAKSRGIYEAPGMALLFTAYERLVNGILNEDTLATYHEQGRRLGRLMYEGRWLEPQSLMLRESIQKWVGSTITGSVTLRLRRGEDYTILDTSGPSLSYHPEKLSMERVGDAAFGPTDRIGQLTMRNLDIADSRARLEHYAAAGIIGGAAGELVGRVTAGESDEITERAVTPDAATEALDEAIEAASESAMYDAGTD; translated from the coding sequence ATGTCGAAGGTCCTTCAGTCCCTGCCCATCGGCGAGCGCGTCGGCATCGCCTTCTCCGGAGGACTCGACACATCGGTCGCCGTGGCGTGGATGCGCGACAAGGGCGCGGTCCCCTGCACGTACACGGGCGACCTCGGCCAGCCCGACGAAGACGACATCGACGCGATCCCCGACCGCGCCCTGCGGTACGGCGCCGAGATCGCGCGCATCGTCGACTGCAAGCCCGCCCTCGTCGAGGAGGGGTTCGGCGCCCTCGCGTGCGGCGCCTTCCACATCCGCTCGGGCGGCCGCACCTACTTCAACACGACGCCGCTCGGACGTGCGGTCACCGGAACGCTCCTCGTGCGCGCCATGAAGGAGGACGGCGTCGACATCTGGGGCGACGGCTCCACCTACAAGGGCAACGACATCGAGCGGTTCTATCGCTACGGCCTGCTGGCCAACCCCGCCCTGCGCATCTACAAGCCGTGGCTCGACGCCGACTTCGTGACCGAGCTCGGCGGCCGCAAGGAGATGAGCGAGTGGCTCGTCGAGCACGGGTTCCCCTACCGCGACTCGGCCGAGAAGGCGTACTCGACCGACGCGAACATCTGGGGCGCCACGCACGAGGCCAAGACCCTCGAGCACCTGAACGTCTCGCTCGAGACCGTCGAGCCGATCATGGGTGTGCGCTTCTGGGACCCGACGGTCGAGATCGAGGCCGAAGACGTCACCGTCACGTTCGAGGCCGGTCGCCCGGTGGCGCTCAACGGCGTCGAGTTCTCCGACCCGGTCGAGCTGGTCTTCGAGGCGAACCGCATCAGCGGTCGCCACGGCCTGGGCATGAGCGACCAGATCGAGAACCGCATCATCGAGGCCAAGTCGCGCGGCATCTACGAGGCGCCCGGCATGGCGCTCCTCTTCACCGCCTACGAGCGCCTGGTCAACGGCATCCTCAACGAAGACACCCTCGCCACGTACCACGAGCAGGGCCGCCGCCTCGGGCGTCTCATGTACGAGGGCCGCTGGCTCGAGCCGCAGTCGCTCATGCTGCGCGAGTCGATCCAGAAGTGGGTGGGTTCGACGATCACCGGCTCGGTCACCCTGCGCCTGCGTCGCGGCGAGGACTACACGATCCTCGACACGAGCGGCCCCAGCCTGTCGTACCACCCCGAGAAGCTGTCGATGGAGCGCGTCGGCGACGCCGCGTTCGGACCCACCGACCGCATCGGGCAGCTCACGATGCGCAACCTCGACATCGCCGACTCGCGCGCCCGCCTCGAGCACTACGCCGCCGCCGGCATCATCGGCGGGGCCGCCGGCGAGCTCGTCGGCCGGGTGACCGCGGGCGAGTCCGACGAGATCACCGAACGTGCCGTGACACCGGATGCCGCGACCGAGGCCCTCGACGAGGCCATCGAAGCAGCATCCGAATCCGCGATGTACGACGCCGGCACCGACTGA
- a CDS encoding response regulator transcription factor translates to MDVIEHCPASDAGIARACRDSRARVVIIDVGADATATQAAISVLRSEARARGVVAVAGSGSAEMIVHLFASGVRGVVARDAAPAELLTAVREVSAGNLFASRTAMRLVLEHLVLPDAWAPRRRLLDHEQLSERERDAVGLLVQGMSNQEIARQMFVSAATVKVHLSRAMSKWGVRDRVQLVIRALSTDFAHQDDSI, encoded by the coding sequence TTGGACGTCATCGAGCACTGCCCAGCGAGCGATGCAGGGATCGCTCGCGCCTGCCGAGACAGCCGCGCACGGGTGGTGATCATCGACGTGGGGGCTGACGCAACGGCAACTCAGGCGGCCATCAGTGTCCTGCGGTCGGAGGCACGCGCGCGCGGTGTTGTTGCCGTCGCAGGATCGGGCTCGGCCGAAATGATCGTGCACCTCTTCGCTTCCGGTGTACGCGGTGTCGTCGCGCGGGACGCCGCGCCCGCCGAACTCTTGACCGCCGTCCGTGAAGTCTCCGCTGGAAACCTGTTCGCCTCACGGACCGCTATGCGGCTCGTGCTGGAGCACCTTGTCCTTCCCGACGCATGGGCGCCGCGTCGCCGCCTGCTCGATCACGAGCAGCTCTCGGAGCGCGAACGCGATGCCGTCGGCCTTCTCGTACAAGGCATGTCGAACCAGGAGATTGCGCGGCAGATGTTCGTCTCCGCGGCGACTGTGAAAGTGCATCTGAGCCGGGCCATGTCGAAGTGGGGTGTGCGTGATCGCGTGCAACTCGTCATCCGAGCGCTCAGTACGGACTTTGCGCATCAAGACGATTCGATTTGA
- a CDS encoding sigma-70 family RNA polymerase sigma factor, which yields MTTVTVGHASDLSDAALVDATRAGDNSAYAELWARHSGAARRAARAITGSIDPDDLVSEAFTNTYSAIRNGAGPRDGFRPYLYAAVRNAAATWGGRQKDIPIDFIEDLPNEGPDHEEQLSDRTLLISAFRALPDSHRTVLWYLEVEGMKPREIAPLLGLSANGVSALAVRARDGFRHAWLDAHIADPGRPADCRWVCEKLVRRKRRPVSRPDRPRFDEHLRRCPGCAIVAREVDHASSKLRAVLLPLVLGGAGAAAFTTLDGGTGASAALLSAKAPPSAVGIGLATVGGLSLVLGAIIAVSAPWEAAPIAAPGAVVEAVRPPAAETPASVDPVRDVEEERAAPVPLPEVVPAPMPEVQEPTPSVPAPPAGSPRSERPPADPDPQPEPEPEPEFVFDVGTPDTSNPARMALAGTGDPGGTVTLFDELGTVLGEATVGEDGTFALAVLGDQLHQGMRITAQHTDSGGAVESSDPIGPLTFPVPIITTDHLLIWLEQVDADGDAETDDTFPVLEGVSGGLVQVAVDGVVRDHLITLDGTGADDYITDCPLGWREITLRYVDAETGIPGPAATYGAIVWSSGSEGGGIQP from the coding sequence ATGACCACAGTCACAGTCGGGCACGCATCGGACCTGTCGGATGCCGCGCTCGTCGACGCGACGCGAGCCGGCGACAACAGCGCCTATGCCGAGCTCTGGGCGCGCCATTCCGGCGCAGCCCGCCGGGCCGCCCGGGCGATCACCGGCTCGATCGACCCTGACGATCTCGTCAGCGAGGCGTTCACGAACACGTACAGCGCGATCAGGAACGGTGCCGGACCCCGCGACGGGTTCCGTCCGTACCTGTATGCCGCGGTCCGCAATGCCGCGGCGACATGGGGCGGCAGGCAGAAGGACATCCCGATCGACTTCATCGAGGACCTGCCCAACGAAGGGCCGGACCACGAGGAGCAGCTGTCGGACCGGACGCTGCTCATCAGCGCGTTCCGCGCCCTGCCTGATAGCCACCGGACGGTGCTGTGGTACCTCGAGGTCGAGGGGATGAAGCCGCGCGAGATCGCCCCGCTGCTGGGCCTGAGCGCGAACGGCGTGTCCGCGCTCGCCGTGCGCGCGCGCGACGGCTTCCGGCACGCGTGGCTCGACGCGCACATCGCCGACCCTGGTCGTCCCGCGGACTGCCGCTGGGTGTGCGAGAAGCTCGTGCGCCGGAAGCGCCGCCCCGTGAGCCGGCCGGACAGGCCGCGCTTCGACGAGCACCTGCGCCGCTGTCCCGGCTGCGCGATCGTCGCGCGCGAGGTCGACCACGCCTCATCGAAGCTGCGCGCGGTGCTTCTTCCGCTGGTGCTCGGCGGTGCGGGCGCCGCCGCATTCACGACGCTCGACGGCGGCACCGGTGCCAGCGCCGCGTTGCTCTCGGCCAAGGCGCCGCCGAGCGCCGTCGGGATCGGTCTGGCGACAGTGGGCGGGCTGTCCTTGGTCTTGGGGGCGATCATCGCGGTGAGCGCTCCCTGGGAGGCGGCGCCGATCGCGGCACCCGGTGCCGTCGTCGAGGCCGTTCGGCCCCCCGCAGCCGAGACGCCCGCGTCGGTGGATCCCGTACGCGATGTGGAAGAGGAGCGGGCAGCCCCGGTTCCGCTGCCCGAGGTCGTGCCCGCGCCGATGCCCGAGGTGCAGGAGCCGACTCCCTCCGTCCCCGCGCCACCGGCGGGCTCGCCGCGCTCGGAGCGTCCGCCCGCTGACCCCGACCCCCAGCCCGAGCCGGAGCCGGAGCCGGAGTTCGTGTTCGACGTCGGAACGCCCGACACGAGCAACCCTGCGCGGATGGCCCTCGCTGGCACGGGAGACCCCGGCGGCACCGTCACTCTGTTCGACGAGCTCGGCACTGTCCTGGGGGAGGCGACGGTGGGTGAGGACGGAACGTTCGCGCTCGCGGTCCTGGGCGACCAGCTGCACCAGGGCATGCGCATCACCGCACAGCACACAGATTCCGGAGGAGCAGTCGAGTCGAGCGACCCGATCGGGCCGCTCACTTTCCCCGTTCCGATCATCACCACCGACCACCTCCTGATCTGGCTGGAGCAGGTCGACGCGGACGGCGACGCGGAGACGGACGATACGTTCCCCGTGCTCGAAGGCGTGAGCGGCGGACTCGTCCAGGTCGCCGTCGACGGGGTCGTCCGCGATCACCTCATCACGCTCGACGGGACCGGCGCCGACGACTACATCACGGACTGCCCGCTCGGCTGGCGCGAGATCACACTGCGGTACGTCGACGCGGAGACCGGCATCCCCGGCCCGGCAGCGACCTACGGCGCGATCGTCTGGTCATCGGGATCCGAAGGTGGTGGCATCCAGCCCTGA
- a CDS encoding penicillin acylase family protein yields MLKTSTAPVETIEAPPRRRSVGRRIGIILFSVVAGVVALALVAVALVAYTVQRSFPQLDGEVAVAGLSEKVTVQRDALGIPTITAATTDDLFFAQGYVHAQDRFWEMDFRRHVTSGRLSELFGESQLPTDRFLRTLGWREIAEQEVEALDDATRSYYEAYADGVNAYLADHQGADASFEYAVLGLQNSDYEIEPWSPADSVAWLKAMAWDLRSNIEEETERAVIASDFTQEQMDELYPEYPYDRNPVIVPSISTVPAVGTAADLIGDGAADAATASIEWSEVDGVVEAVSALVGGIGEGIGSNSWVVSGHLTDTGMPLLANDPHLGASLPSVWHQVGLKCRAVTEACAFDVAGFGFSGVPGVIIGHNDRVAWGFTNLTTDVTDLYLEKIEGDDFWRDGELFPLDIRTETLKVAGGDDEKLVIRSTVHGPIISGLTDDYTAIAEDPWTGSGGSVEEPADVPEGEYAVSLKWTALAPATTATAIFTLNLARDFDDFREAAQQFAVPAQNLIYADVDGNIGYQTPGSLPIRGDGDGSMPQPGWDSAYDWKGFIPFEELPVVYNPDEGYIVTANNAIVGEDYPYFLTRDWDYGWRAARIVDLIERKSANAPLTAADMLAIQADDEFFLGMRLSAAYMELQTGHEGTDAALDLLRTWDAQSTASSSAAAYANVLWDELADNLFVDGREHPVPLTDQARLFLVVDELLGDPGSEWWTNESLGVSGQQEMLERSATDAYARLAKLQGENPAKWNWGSLHALPLTSDTFGASGIAPIEWMFNRGPFATGGGSSVVNATGWVMGEGFSTVTVPSMRMVVDLSDFDASGWNHLTGTSGHAFHPNYIDQTATWQAVRLTPWAYSRGAVDDATTNTLTLVPAS; encoded by the coding sequence ATGCTGAAGACATCCACCGCGCCCGTCGAGACCATCGAGGCGCCCCCGCGCCGCCGATCGGTGGGCAGGAGGATCGGCATCATCCTTTTCAGCGTCGTCGCCGGCGTCGTCGCCCTCGCGCTCGTCGCTGTCGCCCTCGTCGCCTACACGGTGCAGCGCTCGTTCCCCCAGCTCGACGGCGAAGTCGCCGTCGCCGGACTGAGCGAGAAGGTCACCGTGCAGCGCGACGCGCTGGGCATCCCGACGATCACCGCGGCCACGACCGACGACCTCTTCTTCGCGCAGGGATACGTCCACGCGCAGGACCGCTTCTGGGAGATGGACTTCCGCCGGCACGTGACCAGCGGCCGCCTGTCCGAGCTCTTCGGCGAGTCACAGCTGCCGACCGACCGGTTCCTGCGCACGCTCGGCTGGCGTGAGATCGCCGAGCAGGAGGTCGAGGCGCTCGACGACGCCACCCGCTCGTACTACGAGGCGTACGCGGACGGCGTCAACGCGTATCTGGCCGACCACCAGGGCGCCGACGCATCCTTCGAGTACGCGGTGCTCGGGCTTCAGAACAGCGACTACGAGATCGAGCCGTGGAGCCCCGCCGATTCGGTCGCCTGGCTCAAGGCGATGGCCTGGGACCTCCGGTCCAACATCGAGGAGGAGACCGAGCGCGCGGTGATCGCGTCCGACTTCACGCAAGAGCAGATGGACGAGCTCTATCCCGAGTATCCCTACGACCGCAATCCGGTCATCGTGCCGTCGATCTCGACCGTGCCCGCTGTCGGAACGGCAGCCGACCTCATCGGCGACGGTGCGGCGGATGCCGCGACGGCGTCGATCGAGTGGTCCGAGGTCGACGGTGTCGTCGAGGCGGTCAGCGCACTCGTGGGCGGCATCGGCGAGGGCATCGGATCGAATTCCTGGGTCGTGTCGGGACACCTGACCGACACCGGGATGCCGCTGCTTGCCAACGATCCTCACCTCGGCGCCTCGCTGCCCAGCGTGTGGCACCAGGTCGGCCTGAAGTGCCGGGCCGTCACCGAGGCGTGCGCCTTCGACGTCGCGGGCTTCGGCTTCTCGGGTGTTCCCGGCGTCATCATCGGGCACAACGACCGCGTCGCGTGGGGCTTCACGAACCTGACGACGGACGTGACCGATCTGTACCTCGAGAAGATCGAGGGCGACGACTTCTGGCGCGACGGTGAACTCTTCCCGCTCGACATCCGCACCGAGACGTTGAAGGTCGCGGGCGGCGACGACGAGAAGCTCGTGATCCGCTCCACCGTCCACGGCCCGATCATCTCCGGACTGACCGACGACTACACCGCGATCGCGGAAGACCCGTGGACCGGTTCGGGCGGCAGCGTCGAGGAGCCCGCCGATGTCCCCGAGGGCGAGTACGCCGTCAGCCTGAAGTGGACGGCGCTCGCCCCGGCGACGACGGCGACAGCGATCTTCACCCTCAATCTCGCTCGCGACTTCGACGACTTCCGGGAGGCCGCCCAGCAGTTCGCGGTGCCCGCCCAGAACCTCATCTACGCCGACGTGGACGGCAACATCGGGTATCAGACCCCGGGATCGCTGCCCATCCGCGGCGACGGCGACGGATCGATGCCGCAGCCGGGATGGGACTCCGCCTACGACTGGAAGGGATTCATCCCCTTCGAGGAGCTCCCCGTCGTCTACAACCCCGACGAGGGCTACATCGTCACGGCGAACAACGCCATCGTCGGCGAGGACTACCCCTACTTCCTCACGCGGGACTGGGACTACGGCTGGCGCGCCGCGCGCATCGTCGACCTCATCGAGCGCAAGTCCGCGAACGCTCCGCTGACGGCCGCCGACATGCTCGCGATCCAGGCGGACGACGAGTTCTTCCTGGGCATGCGCCTGTCCGCCGCGTACATGGAGCTGCAGACAGGGCATGAGGGGACGGATGCCGCGCTCGACCTGCTGCGCACGTGGGACGCCCAGAGCACCGCCAGCTCATCCGCGGCGGCGTACGCGAACGTGCTGTGGGACGAACTCGCCGACAACCTCTTCGTCGACGGGCGGGAGCATCCGGTGCCGCTGACGGATCAGGCGCGTCTCTTCCTGGTGGTCGACGAGCTGCTGGGCGACCCCGGCTCGGAGTGGTGGACCAACGAGTCGCTCGGGGTGTCGGGGCAGCAGGAGATGCTGGAGCGCTCCGCGACCGACGCCTATGCACGGCTCGCGAAGCTGCAGGGCGAGAACCCCGCCAAGTGGAACTGGGGATCCCTGCACGCTCTTCCGCTCACGAGCGACACGTTCGGCGCGTCGGGCATCGCCCCGATCGAGTGGATGTTCAACCGCGGGCCGTTCGCGACCGGCGGCGGCTCATCCGTGGTGAACGCGACCGGATGGGTGATGGGCGAAGGCTTCTCGACCGTGACCGTGCCGTCGATGCGCATGGTCGTGGACCTCTCCGACTTCGACGCGAGTGGCTGGAATCACCTGACCGGCACCAGCGGCCACGCGTTCCACCCGAACTACATCGACCAGACCGCGACGTGGCAGGCCGTCCGCCTGACGCCGTGGGCATACTCGCGCGGCGCCGTCGACGACGCGACGACCAACACCCTGACCCTCGTCCCCGCGTCCTGA
- a CDS encoding O-antigen ligase family protein → MLRGWCIFVMFMALSGTAWVHAFGELTAAVVTIAGGILSVILWILIRPPVAWRRLPWFVVAFVALATLSLLWSAWPQTTALTLLLLWITTTQALFVGSVLTWRELVRAAASALKWVIALSILFELWVSVFVQAPILPGFEVAPADDPIEYWSRNNLFDGGRLQGIIIFTALGRSADLTGREAIWKAVLTRAAERPWFGWGYATPWVPWDPAFDGWIPDHGQTVLQAHNMWVDIRMQLGIVGVVITALVYLAFVWRSWFFAVDRPRWDLRDDRPYSAITLLPTLVGAIVLVQGLAESTPLLLWGWMFVVMLGAKITQSPHVGEGPAEHSIVPGS, encoded by the coding sequence ATGCTGCGCGGCTGGTGCATCTTCGTGATGTTCATGGCACTGTCGGGCACGGCCTGGGTGCACGCATTCGGCGAGCTGACGGCCGCCGTGGTCACGATCGCCGGCGGCATCCTGTCGGTGATCCTCTGGATCCTGATCCGCCCGCCGGTGGCGTGGCGGCGTCTGCCGTGGTTCGTCGTCGCGTTCGTCGCGTTGGCGACGCTGTCGCTGCTGTGGTCGGCGTGGCCGCAGACGACGGCCCTGACGCTGCTGCTGCTGTGGATCACCACGACGCAGGCGCTGTTCGTCGGCAGCGTGCTGACCTGGCGCGAACTGGTGCGGGCGGCGGCATCCGCTCTGAAGTGGGTGATCGCGCTGTCGATCCTGTTCGAACTGTGGGTGTCGGTGTTCGTGCAGGCGCCGATCCTCCCCGGGTTCGAGGTCGCACCCGCCGACGATCCGATCGAGTACTGGTCCCGCAACAATCTGTTCGACGGGGGCCGGCTGCAGGGGATCATCATCTTCACCGCGCTCGGACGCAGCGCCGACCTCACCGGACGTGAGGCGATCTGGAAGGCCGTCCTCACCCGCGCCGCCGAGCGCCCGTGGTTCGGCTGGGGCTACGCCACCCCTTGGGTGCCCTGGGACCCGGCCTTCGACGGCTGGATCCCCGACCACGGTCAGACCGTGCTGCAGGCGCACAACATGTGGGTCGACATCCGCATGCAACTCGGCATCGTCGGCGTCGTCATCACCGCACTGGTCTACCTCGCGTTCGTGTGGCGGTCCTGGTTCTTCGCCGTCGACCGCCCCCGGTGGGACCTCCGCGACGACCGCCCCTACTCCGCGATCACCCTGCTCCCCACGCTCGTCGGCGCGATCGTCCTCGTGCAGGGACTGGCCGAATCCACCCCGCTCCTGCTGTGGGGATGGATGTTCGTGGTCATGCTCGGCGCCAAGATCACGCAGTCCCCGCATGTCGGCGAAGGACCCGCCGAACACAGCATCGTCCCCGGCTCCTAG
- the mnhG gene encoding monovalent cation/H(+) antiporter subunit G, protein MTLDEWLDLAVLILILIGALLCLTAAIGLLRFRDVPSRLHAATKPQVLGVILICLAVALSLRSWPVVAFLVPIVLMQLATAPLSAHIVGRQAYRNGTIDETGLFVDDLAESRRTPPASGG, encoded by the coding sequence ATGACCCTCGACGAGTGGCTCGACCTCGCGGTGCTGATCCTGATCCTGATCGGCGCTCTGCTGTGCCTCACGGCGGCGATCGGCCTGCTGCGCTTCCGTGACGTGCCCTCGCGCCTCCACGCCGCGACCAAGCCCCAGGTGCTCGGCGTGATCCTGATCTGCCTGGCGGTGGCGCTGTCGCTGCGGTCGTGGCCGGTCGTCGCGTTCCTCGTGCCGATCGTGCTGATGCAGCTGGCGACGGCGCCGCTCTCCGCGCACATCGTGGGGCGGCAGGCGTACCGAAACGGCACCATCGACGAGACCGGCCTGTTCGTCGACGACCTCGCCGAGTCGCGTCGGACCCCGCCCGCGTCCGGCGGCTAG
- a CDS encoding monovalent cation/H+ antiporter complex subunit F, whose protein sequence is MNALLIAIYAVFGVAALITVFRIIRGPSILDRAVASDVLLTEVMCVLGAEMAINHHTRSLPVLLIIAAVGVFGSISIARFVARRDNTEQ, encoded by the coding sequence GTGAACGCGCTGCTCATCGCGATCTACGCCGTCTTCGGCGTTGCGGCGCTCATCACGGTGTTCCGCATCATCAGAGGACCATCGATCCTCGACCGTGCCGTGGCATCCGATGTGCTCCTCACCGAGGTGATGTGCGTGCTGGGTGCCGAGATGGCGATCAATCACCACACCCGGTCGCTGCCGGTGCTGCTGATCATCGCCGCCGTCGGAGTGTTCGGCTCGATCTCGATCGCCCGGTTCGTCGCACGAAGGGACAACACGGAGCAATGA
- a CDS encoding Na+/H+ antiporter subunit E encodes MTAVHDSASGGTARGEKKALLTLLWRQLPFFVWLIALWMMLWGQFTWMSFLTGLVVALFVTRVFRLPPVELSGRVNVWFGAGFVIEFLAALVWGSLTVAAQVLDFRRQPGTAIIAVPLVTDDDLIMTHTAVTASLIPGSLIVDTDRDRRILYLHVIGVRSEADVVRQRESVQRWERRIVMAVGSRAQVAAVRVDAAARRPGGGS; translated from the coding sequence GTGACCGCCGTCCACGACAGCGCATCGGGTGGGACCGCGCGCGGTGAGAAGAAGGCGCTCCTCACGCTGCTCTGGCGTCAGCTGCCGTTCTTCGTGTGGCTGATCGCGCTGTGGATGATGCTGTGGGGCCAGTTCACCTGGATGTCGTTCCTCACGGGCCTCGTCGTCGCGCTGTTCGTGACGCGCGTCTTCCGGCTGCCGCCCGTGGAGCTCTCGGGCCGCGTGAACGTCTGGTTCGGCGCCGGGTTCGTGATCGAGTTCCTCGCCGCGCTGGTGTGGGGATCGCTCACGGTCGCGGCGCAGGTGCTGGACTTCCGCCGACAGCCCGGAACGGCGATCATCGCGGTCCCCCTCGTCACCGACGACGACCTGATCATGACGCACACGGCGGTGACGGCATCCCTCATCCCGGGTTCTCTCATCGTCGACACCGACCGCGACCGCCGGATCCTCTACCTGCACGTCATCGGCGTGCGGTCGGAGGCCGACGTCGTTCGTCAGCGCGAGAGCGTGCAGCGGTGGGAGCGGCGCATCGTGATGGCGGTCGGCTCGCGCGCGCAGGTGGCGGCGGTACGAGTGGATGCCGCGGCCCGCCGTCCGGGAGGTGGCTCGTGA